A region of Mugil cephalus isolate CIBA_MC_2020 chromosome 3, CIBA_Mcephalus_1.1, whole genome shotgun sequence DNA encodes the following proteins:
- the socs4 gene encoding suppressor of cytokine signaling 4, whose translation MSEKKPRGSDTRPKCGLRSWSADSHVWRGKKRSRSSRNGSSPGGSEAEAAEELGVRSTSCPRRRRERKCSCSALGDALTCGDIDVVCRKALSRRSLRQKFQDAVGQCLPLRSHHHHHHHHHHHPPGSSRPFSVLFWSKRKIHVSELMQDKCPFSPKSEMARCWHLIKSHAAHPNALKDMEVPLKASVSSSTSPPHTPLSWEDICCSPGPGSTSLDDWDPSCPHGGAAGSCGHTDYILVPDLLQINNSSCYWGVLNRFEAEELLEGQPEGTFLLRDSAQDEFLFSVSFRRYSRSLHARIEQNGKRFSFDVRDPCMYQDPSVTGLLRHYSDPATCLFFEPLLSKPLPRTFPFSLQHLCRAVICSCTTYQGIDSLPLPPQLRDFLRQYHIKCDGACAM comes from the coding sequence ATGTCAGAGAAGAAGCCACGTGGCTCAGACACTCGTCCCAAATGTGGCCTCCGCAGCTGGAGCGCAGACAGCCACGTCTGGCGGGGGAAGAAACGCTCTCGGAGCTCTCGCAACGGGTCGAGCCCCGGAGGGTCCGAGGCGGAGGCGGCGGAGGAGCTGGGTGTGAGGTCCACGTCGTGTCCGAGGCGACGCAGGGAGAGGAAGTGCAGCTGCAGCGCTCTCGGGGACGCGCTGACGTGCGGGGACATCGACGTGGTGTGCAGGAAGGCCTTGTCTCGGCGGTCTTTGAGGCAGAAGTTTCAGGATGCCGTGGGTCAGTGTCTTCCCCTGcgctcccaccaccaccaccaccaccatcaccaccaccacccgccGGGCTCCTCGCGGCCCTTCTCGGTGCTCTTCTGGTCCAAACGAAAGATCCACGTCTCGGAGCTCATGCAGGACAAGTGTCCGTTCTCGCCCAAATCTGAAATGGCCCGATGCTGGCACCTGATAAAAAGTCATGCCGCCCACCCGAACGCCCTGAAAGACATGGAGGTTCCCCTGAAAGCCAGTGTGTCTTCTTCTACCTCCCCGCCACACACCCCGCTCTCCTGGGAGGACATATGCTGCTCCCCTGGGCCCGGGAGCACCAGCCTGGACGACTGGGACCCTTCTTGTCCTCACGGGGGGGCGGCGGGCAGCTGCGGCCACACTGACTACATCCTGGTCCCAGATCTCCTCCAGATCAACAACAGCTCCTGCTACTGGGGGGTGTTAAACCGCTTTGAGgcggaggagctgctggagggcCAGCCGGAGGGCACGTTTCTGCTCCGGGACTCTGCCCAGGATGAGTTCCTCTTCTCAGTCAGCTTCCGCCGCTACAGCCGCTCCCTGCACGCGCGCATCGAGCAGAACGGCAAGCGCTTCAGCTTCGACGTGCGCGACCCGTGCATGTACCAGGACCCCAGCGTGACGGGACTGCTGAGGCACTACAGCGACCCGGCCACCTGCCTCTTCTTCGAGCCCCTGCTTTCCAAGCCGCTGCCGAGGaccttccctttctccctccaGCACCTGTGCAGGGCCGTGATTTGCAGTTGCACCACTTACCAGGGCATAGACAGCCTGCCGCTGCCCCCACAGCTCAGGGACTTTCTCAGACAGTACCACATTAAGTGCGATGGGGCCTGTGCCATGTGA